The genomic segment GAGAAAGAATGGCTTGGTTCCTGATTATATCATCTATATTAGCCTGATTCGTGAATACTGCAGAAAGGGGTGTTTAAAGGAAGCGCTAAAAAATTTCTATACAATGCTACAGGATGGTCTCCAGCCAGATATTATCACTTGCAATCATATCGTTGATCAATATTGCAGCAGAGGGCAGTTTGAAGAAGCtttgatatatataaaccaaATGAAAGATCAAAATATTCTTCCCAACTCATACACATATAGTGTAATCATAAACTGGCTGTGCAAGTATCGGGCAGTGGAAAAGGCATGGGAAGTTCTTCCTGTAATGTTTAAGGACAACATTTTCCCTTCTGTTATTCATTACACTACCATTATGGATGGATATGCTAAACAGTTTAAAAATCCGATGAAGGCCTGGAAGTTGTATCGAAAAATGCCAAAACTTGGGTGCAAACCAGACAATGTGACACGTACAGTTCTTGTTGACATGTTTTCCAAGAGAGGCAAAATGTCTAAAGCACTTAATCTGTTTAAGGAGATGGCTGAAGAGGGTTTGAGCCGAGATGAGTTTGCTTTCACAGCTATTATAGATGGGTACTGTAGAGTTGGAAATGTGAAAAGGGCTTGGTCACTGTAtaagaaaatgaagagaaaCAATGTCACACCCAATGTGAAGACATATACTTGTCTAGTTGATGGATTTTGCAAGTTAAAACGCTTGGATATGGCTACTATGCTGATTGATGATATGAAGAGAAATAGTGTCACACCCGATGTGAAGACATATACTGCTTTAATCGCTGGGTATCAAAGAATTGAAAATATAGATAGAGCTTATGAGGTGTTCGatgagatgaagaagaagggTACCTTGCCAGATCACATTGCCTATCTTACACTTGGACTGGGTGCTGATGTGGTTACAGAAGATTAGGTGATGGAGGAGATATGTGGCAAGGACCAGATTGTAGGTTGTTGAGTATCAAATATCTATCATATGAGCACAGTGCCTTGTATTTAACTGATATCTGGTTATCTCTCTTCCCATTTAGATTACAGCGTTTCAAATAGATCTGAATCTTTTTGAGGTGTTGCTTTCATGAAGATCAACCCACGGTCATTGTATGGAGAGATGAGATAGGCGCCTTGTTTAGGTGGGTGGACGTTCACCAGTTATTAGCAATCTGCAAAAGCATGCTGGTAAATATTGTAGTTTAGGAGTATATATCATATTAAGATGCTGGTATTTTCTGGATTGTAAAATTATCACAAAAATGAGAATGGCTGTCTCACTCCTTGAAATGTGTAAGCATGCAAGCAACCTGCGAGGATGCTTGAATGATTGCTATCACAATGTTTGTTCATTTTCATTCATGTGCACCTGCTTGCATGTATTTCCTGTAATGTTTTTGCAAATGGAGAATTGAGTTTACTTACCAGATGATAAGGCCCTCAAGAAAGAAGTGTTTAAAGAGGGCCAGTCTTAGATTTGTGGTTCACCCTGTAGTACCAAGATGTACAGGGATCTAAAAGAGTATTGTTGGGGCTcaacatgaaaaagaaatttgCAAAGTTTGTGGCCAAGTATAGAATATGTCATCATGTAAAGATGGAATACCAAAAACCAATTGGAAAGTTGCAACCATTTCTGATTTCATAATGGAAATAGAAAGATATCACtgtggattttgttttcaaactaCCTAGGAGAAAGAAGGGAAATGATATCATATAGTCATAGTAGATCAATTGGCTAAGTTTGCTTTGCTtctgccaaaaaaaaaggaccCAGTGAACAAGCTTGCGAGGATGTATGTAAATAAGGTTATAAGGATACATGAGGTACCAATATCAATTATATCAAATTGAGATATAAAGTTTACATCTTGATTATGGTCAAGTATTTAGGGTGCTCTGGGAATAAAATTGAATCCAAACACTATTTTTCATCCTCTAACGGATGGTCCATTAAAAAGGATCATATAAAACTTCGAGGATTTACTAAGATCATGTATactataatttaagaaaattagaaGGACCACTTGCCATAAATGGAATTCACTAATAGTAATAGTTATTAGGTTAAAGTGATAATGACTTCTTTTGAAGCACTATATAGAAAGAAATATTATACTCTAATATATTGAGAGGAAGTTGATGATAGGAATTTGATTGGGTCTGAGTTGGTACAAATTATCATTGTTAAGGtgaagataattaaaaaaaaataaaaatagcctAACACAGATAGAAAACTTATGCAGATAATAAAAGAAGATCCTAGAAGTTTGATATGGGAGATCAAGTGTTTTTGAATGCTGTACCTTGTAAAAATATCATTCGGTTTGAAATGAAAGGAAAACTAGTACCAAGATATATAGGGCTTTTTAAGATCATCAAGAAGATATGACCAATTACCTATAAGTTGGAATTGCCTCCACACGTAACCAAGATCCATGATATATTCCATGTCTCTTTATTTTGGAAGGCTATGGTTAATCCCTTTGGGTTGCTTCCATAAGTGTCGGTAGACATCTAGGAAGATTTGACATTGTATGTGAAACCAATGAAAACTCTTGATCGAAGTGAGAAGGAGTTATGAAATAAAAAGGTTTCTTTGACGAGAATATTATGGAGAAACTCTTAAATCAAAGAAGagattggggaaaggaatcaGAAATGAAATCCAAACTTGTTTCCAAACTTAGGTATAATTTAAATCTTGAGGATGAAATCtttataagaagaaaagaatgtaAACCTTTGgcctaaaaatcaatttataagtgttaaataagataatgtataatttaaaaattataaattaggaGAAAAATTATTACGAATTAGGATGGACATCCCcgataaattaacttaaattttggatgagataaaataataaataggtACGTGAAATGTCAACTCAATGACAAATCATGGAAATTCTTCAATCGggtaaaacaacaacaacaaagtggaattataaataaaataatttatgaccTTATGCACAAAAAACATTGATCGATGGTACTATGTACAATCACATTATCCTGACTGAAAGTGGTGAAAACTCTGAggaaaatcttataattattatgGATGAGAGTCTCtaataaattagtttaaaaattataatgatttaagtaaataaaatagtatagaaaatttagatttttgcgTAGAATAATCGATTGTCTAATTTTAAAGGTGAGACACTTTCCATGATTAACCTTTCATCATCAActccttttgattttgatgcttTAGAGAGAGTATGGAaagtaaaacatgtttttttagacATATTTAAAAGTGTTTGGTTACATAACATTTATACATGTTATTAGAGATAAAAGGTTTAAGTTTGATAGCAACTGGGATATGAAGATGATGAACTTGGCTATAGGTTATAAGatcttaaagaaaagaaataaatgtgTGGAagtcattttaaatttgatctcaaaTGTGTTAATTAACTatgatttaaaacaaattttctaaCACTGTACGCAACTTCTAAAAGGGTTGACCCGGGCCCAAGAGATAATAAGCATGACAAGTTTAGCTAATTTATTTGTGTGGCTAAACACACACTTaggcttgatatttttttattattatctttctaTTCCATATTAGTTCAAGTAAAGCTATCTACTATAATTTACATTGTAGTTGAATTGTTTGGAGTCAATGCAAAGCTCTTCTTTAAATCCGTTGAGTTGTTAATGATTCATTGAGAAAGAAAGGAATAATCATAAGAGAGGTCATGTTTCACTACTAGTCTATTTCAAATGCTCGAGACGTCatgttttaagttattttatgtttgtctcaactaaaagaaatttaaattaatcatgaAGTTGTTTCTAATctgagaaaaattattaaattttttggtgATTTTGCAAATTATTGCATACTAGTTACAAACCTATAATTACAAGCATATTGTTACAACCAGGATTACTAAATTTATCAACCTCTAAGGTTACCAAACTActtaataaacatgttttaaagaTCTTGTAAACTTAGTTGACTtgcaaaattattattgttattgattCTATTTGTTGATATGTTCTTATCTAATATCCTTTTTTAGATAAAGAATTTGAAGGTAACCGACAAACTACTATTTCAATATatgacatttttaattttaaagatctTGCAATATATAAGCTAGTTTTTGCATTCTAATTATTTACGTTGatcaatttcttgttttaaaaatcttgcagcatgtatattttctttatatataaatgtgGAGTTTTATCGAGTATAATTCATAATCAAGTCCGGCGTGTTTTCGTGTCCcaacttatattttcttgtataATTTTGTGTATAATAAGTAGCATGAGCCGTACAGTAGAAAATTTCCATGTACACATTCAAAGAGACCAGTATGCGTGAGTAAATCCCTTACAAGAACAAAGACCAGAGGATTTGAAACCAAAAATCCCTTATAAAATTATCTTCTCCCTTTCGACTCTTTCTCTCATGTCTAAAATTAACACGCTTCTTTCTCGCATCAAACCCCTCCATCACCCAAAACCCATTTCTCCTTCTCCCTTTCCCTTCCCTCCGCACATTAAAATTCTTGTCAAAGACATCATCCAAATCCTCAGTACCCATCCACACTGGGAAAAATCTCTCGAAACCCGTTTTGCAGGCTGCGAAACTCCAGTTTCGGGGATTGCCCACTTTGTGTTTGATCGAATTCGCGACCCAGGATTGGGTCTGAAGCTCTTCGAATGGGCCTCGAAACGATCGAATGTTAACGATTTGCTTGATGGGTTTTCTTGTTCTACACTTTTGAAGCTTTTGGCGAGGTGTAGAGTGTTTGTGGAGGTTGATAATTTGTTAGAGACTATGAAGTATAAAGATTTGGCTCCCACCCGCGAAGCATTGAGTTTTGTTATTGGCGCGTATGTGGATTCTGGGTTGGTTAATAGAGCTCTTGAGCTGTACCATATTGCTTATGATATTCATAATTACCTGCCTGATGTTATTGCTTGCAATGCGTTGCTCAATGCCCTTATTCAACAGAAAAAAGTTGAGATTGCCCGTAAAGTGTACGAAGAAATGGTTAAAAGGGATGGATGTTGGGATAACTATAGTGTTTGTATAATGGTGAGGGGGTTGTGTAAAGAAAGGAAGGTTGAGGAGGGTAGAAAGTTGATTAATGATAGGTGGGGAAAGGGGTGCATTCCGAATATTGTATTCTATAATACTCTCGTTGATGGGTATTGGAAGAGAGGTGATGTTGAAAGAGCTAATGGCCTTTTCAGGGAGTTGAAAATGAAGGGGTTTTTACCTACAACTGAAACTTATGGGATTATGATTAATGGGCTCTGtaaaaaatgcaatttcaaGGCAGTTGATAGGCTTTTGGTGGAAATGAAGGAGAGAGGTGTGGATGTGAATGTTCAAGTTTATAACAGCATCGTTGATGCTCAAATTAAGCATGGTTGTAAGATTGAAGTGGGGAAGACTTTAAGATGGATTACTGAGAATGGCTGTGAGCCTGATATCACAACCTATAATACTTTGATTAGTGGTTCATGTAGGGATGGGAAAGTTCATGAAGCTGAAGAACTTCTAGAACATGCAATAAAGAGGGGGTTGTCGCCCAATAAACTTAGTTATACTCCTCTTATACATGTCTATTGCAAACAAGGGAAATGTGTTAGGGCCTTTGATTTATTCATTGGGATGACAGAGAAAGGGCATCCACTGGATTTGGTTGCTTATGGAGCTCTTGTTCATGGCCTGGTTGCCGCCGGGGAGGTTGATGTTGCATTGACAGTTCGAGATAAAATGGTGGAGAGAGGAGTGTTACCTGATGCAAATGTTTACAATGTTTTAATGAATGGACTCTGCAAGAAGGGGAGGCTTTCTGCTGCCAAGCTCTTGCTTGTGGAGATGCTTCACCAAAATTTATCCCTCGATGCATTTGTTAGTGCCACTCTGGTTGATGGATTTATAAGACATGGCAAACTCGATGAGGCCAAAAAGCTCTTTGAGCTCACAATTGCAAAGGGTATGGATCCTGGTGTTGTGGGCTACAATGCCATGATTAAGGGTTATTGCAAATTTGGAATGATGAATGATGCACTGACGTGTGTCCAAAGAATGAAAGATGGGGATCATTCGCCTGATGAGTTCACTTATTCAACAATCATAGATGGGTATGTAAAGCAGAACGACTTGCATAATGCACTGAAGTTGTTTGGACAGATGGTGAGACAAAAATGCAAGCCAAATGTGGTAACTTACACCTCTCTAATTAATGGATTTTGTCGCACTGGAGACTCCAGCAGGGCTGAAAAGACATTTGAAGAGATGCGATCTTCTGGATTGAAGCCTAATGTTGTTACATACACTATTCTTATTGGGTGCTTCTGTAAAGAGGGAAAAATTTCAAAAGCTTGCTCCTTTTTTGAACTTATGTTGCTGAACAGGTGCATTCCTAATGATGTTACTTTCAACTATCTGATAAATGGCCTAACGAACAATGTGGCAACTGCAATTTCTAACAAAGCAAATGAGTCTCTAGAGATTAAAGCTTCTCTGATGATGGATTTTTTTGGAACGATGATTTCAGATGGATGGGAGCAGAGGGTTGCTGCTTATAATTCTGTGCTCATTTGCCTTTGCCATCATAAAATGGTTAATGCTGCTTTGCAGCTTCGTGATAAAATGACAGGTAAGGGGATCTTACCAGATCCTGTTTCATTCGCTGCCCTGGTATATGGTCTTTGCTTGGAAGGGAGATCGAAGGAGTGGAAGAATACCATCTCCTGTAAATTGAATGAATGGGAACTCCAGATTGCTGTTAAGTACTCACAGAAATTGAACCAGTTTCTACCCAAAGGACTAACTTCTGAGGCTTCGAAGGTCTTCCACACGTTGCTTGAGAGTGTCAAGCTCCATatccaagaaaataatttaattgtctCAGCAAGAAACAGGAGCTgatgaaaatcaatttgaaaacttggcgttggttttttatttaaagtcgGTCCGAAGTTAAATGAATCGATGGGGCTTGCATCCAGCTGTTGTGACACCTCAGGATACTCATTAGTTGCTCGGTGAAGGTCTGCTGAAAAAATCCTTGTGTGTCATGCTGGGATCTGATCTGATAAAACCTATTGCGAGAAATAGTCGCCATGAGAGTCATTTCAGTTGCAAGCATAATTTCTGGTAATTAACTTCTACCCCCGGTCATGGATCTTTGCCTGCTTTACACACACACGTGCATTTAATTGTTCATGATTGAATGGAATATTAAGGTTATGGGCCATATTCGGTGCTTTTGTGTGCAGTTTGATCTCATCCAGACTAATGCATATACTTGTATATTATCTGCAATTTACGTTTAACAAAGAATTAATGCAACCACAAGAAAAATACAGCAGCAGCCACAACTTTCCTTTTCGAGGTATGCACCAGAATAACATCTCGGACATCTTGTTATCTGATCTCCATTGCTTTCTTAAtacttcttcatcttcttctttttatttgcttttatatttttt from the Populus nigra chromosome 1, ddPopNigr1.1, whole genome shotgun sequence genome contains:
- the LOC133698348 gene encoding pentatricopeptide repeat-containing protein At1g52620, coding for MSKINTLLSRIKPLHHPKPISPSPFPFPPHIKILVKDIIQILSTHPHWEKSLETRFAGCETPVSGIAHFVFDRIRDPGLGLKLFEWASKRSNVNDLLDGFSCSTLLKLLARCRVFVEVDNLLETMKYKDLAPTREALSFVIGAYVDSGLVNRALELYHIAYDIHNYLPDVIACNALLNALIQQKKVEIARKVYEEMVKRDGCWDNYSVCIMVRGLCKERKVEEGRKLINDRWGKGCIPNIVFYNTLVDGYWKRGDVERANGLFRELKMKGFLPTTETYGIMINGLCKKCNFKAVDRLLVEMKERGVDVNVQVYNSIVDAQIKHGCKIEVGKTLRWITENGCEPDITTYNTLISGSCRDGKVHEAEELLEHAIKRGLSPNKLSYTPLIHVYCKQGKCVRAFDLFIGMTEKGHPLDLVAYGALVHGLVAAGEVDVALTVRDKMVERGVLPDANVYNVLMNGLCKKGRLSAAKLLLVEMLHQNLSLDAFVSATLVDGFIRHGKLDEAKKLFELTIAKGMDPGVVGYNAMIKGYCKFGMMNDALTCVQRMKDGDHSPDEFTYSTIIDGYVKQNDLHNALKLFGQMVRQKCKPNVVTYTSLINGFCRTGDSSRAEKTFEEMRSSGLKPNVVTYTILIGCFCKEGKISKACSFFELMLLNRCIPNDVTFNYLINGLTNNVATAISNKANESLEIKASLMMDFFGTMISDGWEQRVAAYNSVLICLCHHKMVNAALQLRDKMTGKGILPDPVSFAALVYGLCLEGRSKEWKNTISCKLNEWELQIAVKYSQKLNQFLPKGLTSEASKVFHTLLESVKLHIQENNLIVSARNRS
- the LOC133694204 gene encoding pentatricopeptide repeat-containing protein At3g22470, mitochondrial-like isoform X2; amino-acid sequence: MLIETRMLADAKDVFMQAKKIGVELNISSCNFLLKCLAEGDKLEAVRSLFDDLKNSGPSPNVYTYTIMINFYCKERHGQNIDMEQASLILEEMEKKGENPTVVTYGVYIHGLCRVGSIEDAWNKIQDLRSSNQPLNIYCYNALIQGFCQKGRPDEALKLLEEMKDEGISPDIYSYSILVNAFCTEGDIESGMNLIQEMEHCNKKPPLVCCTSVLMGLRTRGLVNDCLNFFHELSAKGYKHDLISYSTLIHGFLKGHNMKSANNLVHEMRKNGLVPDYIIYISLIREYCRKGCLKEALKNFYTMLQDGLQPDIITCNHIVDQYCSRGQFEEALIYINQMKDQNILPNSYTYSVIINWLCKYRAVEKAWEVLPVMFKDNIFPSVIHYTTIMDGYAKQFKNPMKAWKLYRKMPKLGCKPDNVTRTVLVDMFSKRGKMSKALNLFKEMAEEGLSRDEFAFTAIIDGYCRVGNVKRAWSLYKKMKRNNVTPNVKTYTCLVDGFCKLKRLDMATMLIDDMKRNSVTPDVKTYTALIAGYQRIENIDRAYEVFDEMKKKGTLPDHIAYLTLGLGADVVTED